ATGACCAACGCGTGCGCCCCGATGCGATTACCAAAACCGCTATCTTGGCGATTGAAGGTGAGCTGGATGATATTTCGGGCCTTGGCCAGACTAAAGCCGCACTCGAGGTCACCAAGAATCTTTCGGATGCGAAGAAAAAATACCATATGGCACCACAAGTGGGTCACTATGGTATCTTCAATGGCCGCAAATGGCGCGAGCAGGTCCGCCCTGTTATTACAGGCTGGATTGAGAAACATTCGTAGATTATAATCCGCGCCATGCAGCGCGGTTTTTCACTCGTTGAGCTTTCGATTGTCCTTGTCATCCTCGGATTGCTGACAGGTGGTATTCTCGCGGGACAATCACTCATCCGCGCAAGTGAGCTGCGCGCTGTAAGCACAGAATATCAGCGCTACGCTGCTGCAGTACAAACTTTTCGCGATAAGTATTTTGCGATTCCAGGAGATTTTAATGGCGCAACCAGATTCTGGAATCGCCTTAATACGAATGCGGATTGTGTAAGCACTCATGGCCTCGGAGTAGCAGGTTCACCAGGGGCTTGTGATGGTGGTGGCGATGGAAGTATCAACAGTGCTGGCGGTGCTGGCCAGTCAGGCGATATGCACCAATTTTGGCGTCATCTGGCTTTATCGGGACTGATTGAGGGCTCCTACTCTGGCCTAGCCGGAAGCGGTGGCGGGCAGCATGTAGAGTTCAGTTCTAACAACGCGCCGCGCAGCAAACTATCAAACGCTGGATACGGCGCGATGTGGCTTGGGGTACAAGATGGCACCAACTCACCATTTGCTGGCAGCTATGGCAACACTCTGTACCTAGGTGGACAACACACTTCGAACGTTGCTAACGTTGGTGTTCTTAAAGCCGAAGAAGCTTGGAACATCGACACCAAGATGGATGATGGTCTGCCAGCTATAGGTAAAATACGAACTTTAAAGTCCAGTTTTCGATTAAATTGCACTACCACAGACGTGCCAAGCACTTCAGTCTATGATTTAGTTCAGACCGCGCTTGGGTGTCCTTTACTGCTAACCAATTTATAGAATTGTTAGATATGAATCGTGGTTTCTCGTTGGTTGAACTCTCGATTGTCCTTGTCATCCTCGGATTGCTGACAGGTGGTATCCTCGCGGGTCAGTCGCTCATTCGTGCATCCGAGCTGCGCGCTGTAAGCACAGAATATCAGCGCTACGCTGCTGCCGTGAATACCTTCCGCGATAAGTACTTTGCGATTCCCGGCGATATGAGCAGCGCAACTAGTTTCTGGGGTAAGAACGCGACAGACTGTAACGCTCATAGCGG
This sequence is a window from Alphaproteobacteria bacterium. Protein-coding genes within it:
- a CDS encoding type II secretion system protein — translated: MQRGFSLVELSIVLVILGLLTGGILAGQSLIRASELRAVSTEYQRYAAAVQTFRDKYFAIPGDFNGATRFWNRLNTNADCVSTHGLGVAGSPGACDGGGDGSINSAGGAGQSGDMHQFWRHLALSGLIEGSYSGLAGSGGGQHVEFSSNNAPRSKLSNAGYGAMWLGVQDGTNSPFAGSYGNTLYLGGQHTSNVANVGVLKAEEAWNIDTKMDDGLPAIGKIRTLKSSFRLNCTTTDVPSTSVYDLVQTALGCPLLLTNL